A stretch of the Medicago truncatula cultivar Jemalong A17 chromosome 5, MtrunA17r5.0-ANR, whole genome shotgun sequence genome encodes the following:
- the LOC11437519 gene encoding subtilisin-like protease 3, whose amino-acid sequence MTLTKMELTPILLIGFILVLSIYTTSAHKYQEFTTTNEGLEDESSLLTYIVHVKKPSLQSKESLHGWYHSLLPETATKTQNQQRIIFSYRNIVDGFAVKLTPEEAKALEENEEVLSTRLEKMYSLHTTHTSSFLGLQQNQDLWGNSNQGKGIIIGIVDTGITLSHPSFSDEGMPSPPAKWNGHCEFTGERICNKKIIGARTFVNSSLPYDDVGHGTHTASTAAGRPVQGANVFGNANGTAIGMAPYAHLAIYKVCNIYGCTESSILAGMDAAVDDDVDVLSLSLGGPSSPFFEDGIALGAFSAIQKGIFVSCSAANSGPFYGTLSNEAPWILTVGASTIDRKIEAVAKLGDGTEYLGESVFQPKDFASTLLPLVYAGSINTSDDSIAFCGPIAMKKVDVKGKIVVCEQGGFVGRVAKGQAVKDAGGAAMILLNSEGEDFNPIADVHVLPAVHVSYSAGLNIQDYINSTSTPMATILFKGTVIGNPNAPQVASFSSRGPSKASPGILKPDILGPGLNILAGWPISLDNSTSSFNIISGTSMSCPHLSGIAALLKNSHPDWSPAAIKSAIMTTANQVNLQGKPILDQRILPADVFATGAGHVNPSKANDPGLVYDIETNDYVPYLCGLNYTDRQVGVILQQKVKCSDVKSIPQAQLNYPSISIRLGNTSQFYSRTLTNVGPVNTTYNVVIDVPLAVGMSVRPSQITFTEMKQKVTYWVDFIPEDKENRGDNFIAQGSIKWVSAKYSVSIPIAVVFEYVGTVN is encoded by the coding sequence ATGACCTTAACCAAGATGGAACTAACTCCAATATTGCTTATTGGTTTCATTCTTGTGCTAAGTATCTATACAACTTCAGCACATAAATACCAAGAATTCACAACTACAAATGAAGGACTAGAAGATGAAAGTAGCTTATTGACTTACATTGTTCACGTCAAAAAGCCTTCACTTCAATCTAAGGAGAGTTTGCATGGTTGGTACCATTCACTCTTGCCGGAAACCGCTACAAAAACTCAAAACCAGCAGCGTATTATTTTCTCATACCGAAACATTGTAGATGGATTCGCCGTGAAATTGACCCCGGAGGAAGCCAAGGCTCTAGAAGAGAATGAGGAGGTTCTATCAACTCGGCTGGAGAAAATGTATTCATTACACACAACTCACACTTCAAGCTTCTTGGGGTTACAACAAAATCAAGACTTGTGGGGAAATTCCAATCAAGGTAAAGGGATCATAATTGGAATCGTCGACACAGGAATAACCCTCTCACATCCTTCCTTTTCTGATGAGGGGATGCCTTCACCACCTGCAAAATGGAATGGCCATTGTGAATTCACAGGGGAGAGGATTTGTAACAAGAAGATCATTGGAGCAAGGACCTTTGTAAATTCATCCCTTCCATACGATGATGTTGGCCATGGAACTCACACAGCCAGCACGGCCGCTGGAAGGCCCGTGCAAGGTGCTAATGTCTTTGGTAATGCTAATGGTACTGCAATTGGCATGGCACCATATGCACACTTGGCAATTTACAAAGTATGCAACATCTACGGTTGTACTGAAAGTTCAATATTAGCTGGAATGGATGCTgcagttgatgatgatgttgatgtaCTTTCTCTCTCCCTCGGAGGACCCTCCTCTCCTTTCTTTGAAGATGGAATTGCACTTGGTGCATTTAGTGCAATTCAAAAGGGGATTTTTGTTAGTTGTTCAGCTGCAAATTCAGGTCCTTTTTATGGTACTTTGTCTAATGAAGCACCATGGATTCTAACTGTTGGTGCCAGCACAATTGACAGAAAAATTGAGGCAGTAGCTAAGCTTGGCGACGGGACAGAATATCTTGGAGAATCAGTTTTCCAACCAAAAGACTTTGCATCGACATTATTGCCACTTGTGTATGCAGGTTCAATTAATACAAGTGATGATTCCATTGCCTTTTGTGGTCCTATTGCCATGAAGAAGGTTGATGTTAAGGGAAAAATAGTTGTGTGTGAGCAAGGTGGGTTTGTTGGAAGAGTAGCCAAAGGTCAAGCAGTTAAAGATGCCGGTGGTGCTGCTATGATACTTTTGAACAGTGAAGGTGAAGATTTCAATCCAATTGCTGATGTTCATGTTCTACCTGCTGTGCATGTAAGTTACTCTGCTGGTTTAAACATCCAAGATTATATAAATTCAACTTCCACACCAATGGCCACAATTTTATTCAAAGGAACTGTCATTGGAAATCCCAATGCCCCTCAAGTTGCTTCATTTTCATCAAGAGGTCCAAGCAAAGCAAGCCCTGGAATTCTGAAACCAGACATACTTGGGCCTGGATTGAACATTCTTGCGGGATGGCCTATATCATTAGACAATAGTACATCATCGTTTAACATAATTTCAGGTACCTCAATGTCATGTCCTCATCTTAGTGGCATTGCTGCTTTGTTGAAAAACTCTCATCCAGATTGGTCTCCAGCTGCTATAAAATCCGCAATCATGACAACTGCTAATCAGGTTAATCTTCAAGGTAAGCCTATTTTGGACCAAAGAATTCTACCAGCTGATGTATTTGCCACTGGTGCTGGACATGTCAACCCTTCAAAAGCAAATGATCCGGGacttgtttatgatattgaaacAAATGATTATGTTCCTTATTTGTGTGGTTTGAATTATACTGATAGACAAGTTGGAGTTATTTTGCAACAAAAAGTGAAATGCTCTGATGTAAAGAGCATACCACAAGCACAGCTTAATTATCCATCGATTTCGATTCGGTTGGGGAATACTTCACAGTTTTATAGTAGAACATTGACAAATGTTGGACCTGTCAACACAACTTACAATGTGGTAATTGATGTTCCTTTGGCAGTAGGTATGAGTGTAAGGCCATCACAAATAACATTCACTGAGATGAAGCAAAAGGTAACATATTGGGTTGATTTTATACCTGAAGATAAAGAGAATAGAGGTGATAACTTTATTGCTCAAGGCTCTATCAAATGGGTTTCTGCAAAGTATTCTGTTAGCATTCCTATTGCTGTTGTCTTTGAGTATGTTGGCACGGTAAATTAA